In Dioscorea cayenensis subsp. rotundata cultivar TDr96_F1 chromosome 13, TDr96_F1_v2_PseudoChromosome.rev07_lg8_w22 25.fasta, whole genome shotgun sequence, the sequence GTGCCCCCGCGAGATCCGTCCACACCTCCACCCTCCTCGCCTCCTTCGCCGCCCACGCCGGCGTTGGCAGCAACGTCGTCGGCGATGACCCCCGATCGATCGTCTCCTTCGGGGAGAAGCTCGCAGCCTCACGCTGGAGAAAGTCAGCGAGGTCAATGCCGGCGACACGAACCTCGCCGGCGTGAACGAGAAAGACAGGGTTCCCAGCGAGGTTCGGGAGGGATGGGATGTAGAAATGGCGGTAGATCGGGACGAGAACGGGAGCGGGTTCTAATAAGGATCGGGCCATCGAGATCGAGTCCTTAGGGTTTACTGGTTTCAAACCCCACGAGTTTGGCCAGAAGGAGCCTTTGGAGATTTCATGGAGGAGACCGGAGACGGGGAGGGTTAGGAGTACCTGGAGTTGCTGCGGGGAGGCGGCGCGCCAGTTGGGGAAGCCGGGGCCGATCGGAAGGCCTTCGGAGAGGATGGAGCGGAGGTCCGGGGGGAACTTGAAGCCCAAGGTGGATTCAATTGCGGCGAACTCGGGATCGGAGAGGCCGTTGGCGATGGGGACTCGTAGGACGCGGAGGTACTCCACAACCGCCTTGGTGTAGGCGGCGAAGGAGAAGCAGGGGCCGCGTCGTTGAGATGGTGGCTTGGGGTCATTGCAGATGGGTACAATCGTGGCCGTCGCCGGAGGTGTCATCGGAGAAAGGAGAGAAGAAAGCGCATGGCGGAGAGGGTGAGAAGGGAATGGAAGGGAGGGGAAGGGAATGGATGGGGGTTTATATAGCAAAGAAAAGATCGGCGAGGAAACCGAGGGGATCGGGGATTCGGTAACGTTGAGTTTTTCCACGCGGACGAGGAATCGTGCGGAAGACGGGGAATCGGCACGAGAGCAATGGGGCTCGTGGGACGAGTTCTTCTACCAAATTTTTGAGGTCAGTTTACTATATTGCCCTTATTGGCTTTTTGGATGGTTTTGGTTAAGGGTGGGTAGGTtcgtctttttctttttggagggACGGATGGGTAGGCTAGCACCTGGTAATTTAGAATTTTGgattgcttttctttttctatacttacatatgtatatatataataaaaaataaaaattatttttaattcttgcaaattttaaaattttccgaACAATctctttaacatttaaatttttttcaacatctCAGTACACATCATTTACTATCACTGTAGTTTACTCcgtcaatttattttattttataacatttatttcAACGTCTGAAAagtaaaatatcataaaaaaaaaaatttttttttttttttgaaaatacttaaatttatgAGAGTCAATGTGCATGAAAAAATTTTCAGGGGTTCTAGGCAATTGCTAAAAAAAaccacttttattaaaaaatatttacaaattccattagaaaattaaaaattttgattttttttaatctattaacgaaatttaaaaaaaaaatcaaaagtcgcaaactttataaaaataaataattaagaattaattaattaataaaaatgactaaaagaataaatttcaaaatcactTCTAGAGACCAAATTGACCTTTAGGTTGAGTCCAAATGAATGTTTGGTCCATTTTGGTGGGCATGAATTTTAAATACCATGGTTGGGCCAATGCACTGTAACCATCAGCACCTGCCGCTTGTGTGTTAAGTGGTTGATgttgtaattatataatattaatatatgatgcAGTCAGTTAATATAAAATGTTATCtatagtaaaattattattattattattattattattatttaaaaaaattatttgtaaatgtTAAATTATCTTGATTTTAAAATCTCCTCAAATATTGTATCTTGAGGTCACCTGCaacttttctttgtttataatgATATTATCCATCACAGATAGTTGAATttatactcaagttattttaTCCTAACATCATATattctgatttttattttaataaattcataatttattcatattattaaaaaaaaattatcttaatatTTTGCTTTGTAACAACTCTCTTATTTAATATAGTTATTTatctgaaaatttttaaatcactatTAATCGCAAACAAACCGGATTTTAacagtttattatttttttttgttttgagaaaaaaaacaaacattagaACCCAAAgacgtgcacgtgtggggagGAAGGCTCAACGCTGACTCACGTGCCTTCACTTTGAGTAGGACATGAGGTTCGATCCTgattaacaatttattttatcaaattttttggtattgtgtaaaatttatttattaaaatgataatGCAGCTTAATATTTTGGGGATTGCCAGTTGATAGTTGTTCTTATTTAAGATAGAGGTCAGATATATACGGATATACCTACTCTGTTTGTCATGTTGATTGAGTGTTGGGATGTGATTTGAGTGTGATGTGCAGAAGCGGTGCAATGACTTCATGCTGTTGTCTTggctttttattattatttttttttattaatatttcaagagagtgttttattaatatttcaagagagtgttttattattatatttcattaatCAGATCATATCATGGTGGTAGTTTGTTCGATTATTTTTTTAGTCGCGTCTTGCtagtttttgttattgattaatcttatgtttttatttttaaatatttttgggattttatattttgattattaaattatagtttataagttgtttttttttttttttgataaaagtgaataaatcataaatttatttaaaaaaaatagtacaaactttttttataagagattcatcatttaaaaaaaactatatattttaattataaaaacaatgaaaaaagataaaattttacaCTTATTCaacaacttatttttttttcacgaGTTTAACTCTTCCACGgctttataatattataacttAATAAATTGACTACTAGAAGaaaattctcttttatttcTAGGGGTATACTCATCTTTTATACCCCTTGTTATATTGTATCCGTTAACCGTGGACTCTTTTATATCCTGTTTTATCATGTACTCGCTGTATTAGTCTTTTCAACTcttaataaattcatgatttaattttcttttttaaataaaatttttttgaccACTATAAAGAGCACCATCAAAAAGGAAGAATTCATACAAGTAGACATCTCCTTTTCCATGGGACCATTTATCTCATCCCTCAGACTCTAACTAAGATAGCTTTAACttaatgcaaaaaataattaatttaaaaaataatgggtCCCAGTAAATGATAAGTTGTCCTATAATTAATAAGAGAAGGAATGTCATAATGCAATCAGCTGAGATCTTAGTAAAGCAATATAATAGATTCCCAACCGCAAACATTCATGAAGATTTTGacacataataaaatattgcaAGCCAGAATCAACCAGCTAATAAGTAGAAGAAGCATCAGGAGCAGCAGCACAAGACTGCAAACTGGGTCACAGACTGAAGAAACCTGGAAACTCAATTGCTGGTGTTGATGTCttgtattataaaaaataagcaGTTTATAatagtatttgatttaaaagcATACTGGCAGAGACCTGGAGGAACTGGAACGATGATGACAAAGCGGCTGCTTAAAGCTCAGCAGAGTGACTGCCAAAAGGATCATTGCAAGTCTATTAATCTAAATTTAGAGTTAAGATGCATGTTCCTGTCTTTTGCCTTTTGTTTGAATGGAATTCAGATGCCCAAGTGGCAAATCTAACTAAGAAATTGTATCAGTTTAAAGCAAAAGGTTGAGCTCATGCATTGAGAATACTTGCTGGAACTAACAATGATTCTAACATGAAAAATGACAGAAAAGAAAGTGACAGATTTGTTCattatatacaatatatatgcAGTTATCAATATCTGTTTCTTTATTTGCTGTGCATTGTGCACACAATCATTGATAGAAATACTTCATCACTGCTTCAAAGCCTTCACTATGAAGAGTGAATTCTTTGATGTTTCTTACTGAACTTTAGCTCTTCTTAGCATTGATTCTCAAAAGGATTAGATGCACTGCTGTGTCATATCCTTGCGAATACATAACCTAAAGTGAAATTTGAGTTTGTTATAtccaatgagaaaataataagagaGAAAGTGAGTTTGTCAATAAAATCATGCCAGCAAAAGTTCGCAACCGATTACGGAATTCATTTTCAAGATAAGCACCTACTGAACAGAGAAGCTGGTCTTTTCATGACAGAAAAAGAATTTTCCCTGATGGTAACCTTTCACCAACTTTTTCGAACAAGTACATAAATGTGATGACTTCCAGGCTTGTTCATATGTTAGGACTTGAATTGTTTGAATAATGTCCAAGCAATGTGTGAAGTAGAAAACAAATACTTGTCAATGATTTATCATATATTCTCCAACAGTGGACCAGTTGTGCTGGATTAACTAGGACCAGTATTTGGATCCACGGCATCACATACGCCCACATAAGTGCCTGAGAGACCACCAGAAATTTACAGTATCTGTAAGTCTGTAACAAGTGAATAATTTAGTAAGTACCAGAACATCTCAAAGTGGAAACAGTAGAGTGATTGTTCTTCTAGGAAAAGGATTGTTATCTCCTCAATTTTTTCCACTTTTGGTTGGAAAAAAATGGAACATGAATGAGTTGAAAGCAAGCATGCAATGTTTCGCCAAAAATGATTTCTTGTATGATCGCCATCAACCTATTCAATTGGCAAACAATCACGTAAAATCAGGATCATGGTCTCATGTCAACCGCACAGGCCACACTAGATCCTGCCAgcaatttataagaaaaatatctCCCCTCAAGAATAGCTGATGCTAATCTTCTCATCtgtgcatatatatgtatatgtatgcagATGCCTTGAAATTGTCACAGGTATATGAGCAACATGAGCTGgcaaagcaaacaaaaaacaaccattgcgagcaatttttttttttttttacaataccATAAGCGCTACCTCAAAAGAGGTTTGTTAAAAGACAGATGCGGTGGTGCATTAATTATAGTGACTTTTTAAGAATTTATCAACTCGGCTATAATGTCACATGAGGTAAGTAGAGACAAGCTGATGACAGATCAAGACAATAGTTAAAAAGTCAGTGACAAGTGcttgtttttttgaaaaggtggataaaccacatatattaGAACCCGAATAAAAGATACATAGAGATCCACAAGAAGTGGTACAAAAGGCAAAGAACAAactgaaacaaaacaaaagcaatgaGGGCCGAAATGCCCTCACAGACCAACATAGCTAGTAACAGCCTACTACTCCATCAGAAGATCAACTCCCACCCCCGAAGACGTAGCATCACCAACCTCGTCAACACCGGGTCCTAACCCACCCAAACTCTGGCGGATCACAGCAATGGAATCTTCCAGCTTTGCCTGCACACCCTCAGAAGCTGAAGAGAACCAGGACAGTAACAACCGATCAATATTCAATATGAGGACATGCACAGGCAAGAATTTggcattaaaaatgcaatcattcctagccaaccaaatattccaaataatagcTTTCACTACTAAGGCCCCAACATCCCTACAGGACGATCGCACAGCTGATCACCAGTTACTCCAAAGATCCTGTAAGGACGAAGGCAGAAGAGCAAGATGAAGAAGTCGCACGAAGTACTCCCACACCTGCTTCGCATATGCGCACGTCAAAAAAAGATGGTCAACAGATTCGATCGCACTATGACATAAGACACAGGTACTAGTTGGAAGCCGGTTACAACCACGGCTAGCGAGTCTATCAAGAGTGAGAATTCTATCCTTCCAAACTAGCCAATTGAGCAAATTCACTTTCTTTGGACACGGTTTTCGCCAGAAGAATCTCGCAATTAGGCAGCGCAGACCCCCATCATTAAGGAAATTATAGAAGGACTTAACCGAGAAAGCACCCTTTCCGGTAAGCTTCCACCTTTTGTTATCAAGTCGCACGTCCACCGACATTTGAAGCCGTTCCCCGAGGGTCCAGCACTCCCTATCCTCTGAGAATGGATGCTGATGAAGAAGGGCCAGGAAATCACGAATAGTACCATTGGGATTAGGGGTTGTTAGAAATTCCTCCGGCCAAATGTACATTGGCGCACTCCCAGCTAACCAACGATCTTTCCAGAACAACGCTTTCCGTTCGAGTTAACTTCATCGTCGAACGCACCCTCTAAATGCCTGGGAAGGCGACTAAGAACCCCTTTTCCAAAAAGAAGGAAATCCTACCCGATCGCTTAGGAAACATATTCCACCGTGAGAttccataattaaataaaatgatatcaGCCCCACACCAGGATGGGTCCATCATAAATTTTCACCACCACTTGCCCAGTAGGGCTTGATTGAAGTTAGCCAGCGCTAGAATACCCCACCCACCTTGGTCACGTGCACGACATAAGTTATTCCAACCAACCAGTCTCCAACTTGGATGATCAATATCAGGACCAGACCACAGAAAATCTCTTCTAACACGGTCAGTCGCTTTGATGACCCAACAAGGTAATTTGAACAGTGACATCCAGTAAGTTGGTATAGCAGATAAGACCGAGTTCACCAACGTAAGTCTCCCACCTAACGATAAATGTTTCACTTTCCAGGATGACAACCGCCTATGAATTTTAGTGATGAGACCTTCccaatcttgttttcttggtCTTCTACCCGAAATAGGAATCCCCAGGTAAATGACAGGAAGTAAACCTCTCTCGCAGCTTAACGTCTCAGCTGCATCTCTGTCTGGGAGCACACCCAGGGAGGTAGAATATAAGCATGTTTTTTTGAGAAATTGCAGACTAATCCCGACATCCCTTCGAAGATATAAAGGATAAGCTTAACAATTCTCAAATCTTCAAGTCCCCCCGTGGTCAAAATCAACAAGTCATCTGCATAATGCAGAGTTACATCTCATCGCCCAAGTCCCCAAGAGGCACACCAATCAAAATCCTAGATCGTAATGCATGAGAAAAACATCGTGCTTAAAACATCGGTAACTAGCACGAGCAATGAAAGGGGATAACGGGTCCCCTTGTCGAAGACCGCTATGGTAGCGCACATACCCGTTGGGAGAGCCGTTAACTAGAATAGATGCCTTAGAGGAACAAAGAATGCAGTTAATCCATCCAATCCAGCGGTCTCCAAAGCCCCTAGCTTTCAACAAATCTAAGAGGAAATCCCAATCCACCCGATCAAACGCTTTGGCAAAATCAACTTTCAGAATGTGGCCCGGGATCCGCCGCTTGTGGATACTAAAGATAAGTTCCTCCGCGGTTGCAATATTATCCATGATGCAACGGCCTTTTAGGAACGCAGACTGTTCGTTATCCACCAGGGAATTAATGACTTGGCTCAAACGTGACGCCAACAGCTTGGAAATAATTTTCAAGGATGAATTAATCAAGCTAATCGGTCTATAATCACCCGGCAGCTCCGGCGTGTCCTTTTTAGGAATAAGAACAATGTTGGCCCAGTTGATCTTTTCTATGTTGGCCCTATTCCAGTAAAAGTCCTCGCATAGTTTGAAGATATCAAACTGAATAGTGTCCCAgaactgtttaaaaaaatgcaaagggAATCCATCCGGCCCCGGGGCTTTATCTGCCCCCAAAttaaaaacagcttttttaaTTTCCTCCCTCGAAAATGGTCTTTCCAACATAGCTAGATCAACGGGGGTCTTGGCTTGGAGCAGTTTCGAAAATCAATCTTAAAAATTGGTGGCGCGTCTGCTGCAAACAGTGATTAAAATGGTCAGTGAAAGCTTTGCCGATGTCACGGGCCTCCCTAATCATGGATCCGTCCAGGTTAAAGCATGGGATGAAATTTCGGTTCTTGCGACCATTAGCTACCGCATGAAAAAATCTCGTATTTTCATCCCCCTCTTGAAGCCACTGCAACCTAGATCTTTTGTTTCCGAGTATATCTCTTCTTGTTTACGAATGTCTTTAAGCTTAGTAAGTAACTCTTGCTCCTCCCAGAGCCTCACCGGCCGATAGAATTCGCGATTCTTTCACTATGTCCAAGTTCTCCACCTCCTGAAGCAGGGCTAGTTTCTTCAGTTTGATAGACCCGAAGCTAAACTTAGCCCACCTACGTAAGTGTGCACGCACCCCAGCAAGCTTTTTGGAGAGAATAAAAGCACCACATCCCTCATGTGAAGTATTTGTCCACCACCCGGTGGACAAGCTCATGAAAACCCCTCAGTGAGTGCCAAACTAACTCGTAGCTGGAAGGTCTAGGGTTGAAAAAAATGTCTTCCAACTTCCAACCTAATCGGGACGTGGTCAGATCCGAGCCTTGGGAGACTGGTCTGCATTACTCTAGGAAAGTGTTCAAACCAAACAGCATTGACAAGGAAGCGATCCAGCTTGACCCAGATCGGATTCTCCTGCCCATTAGTCCAAGTAAATTTCCTACCAACTGAGGGTGGCTCCTGTACACCCAAACTCCTCATCACAGCATTGGCACAGCGAATGTCCTCCAAATTAGGGTTACCAGATGATTTATCATTAACATCAAAGATCGCATTAAAGTCCCCACAAATTACCCAAGGCCCCTCATTAACCCCCTTGCTATTTAACAATTCTTCCCAGAAAGCCTGCTTACGAGCACGCACATTGGGCCCATACACCACAGTACATCGCCATCTAAGGTTGTCACGCTTAGAGGTAAAATCAATCGATAAACTGAAATATCCCTCCTGTGCTACCGTCCCGGTAAGCAACAAACTATTCCACCTTACCGCGATCCCACCTGCCGAGCCCTTCGCCGCCACAAAGGCAAAGTGATCCAGACGAGTTCCTCCAATTTCCCTCCAAAGTGACGCAGAAATCTCTTCAAGCTTCGTTTCTTGAAGGCAGCACACATCAGCAAAATGAATGTTCAAGAAATCTTTAACTAAAAACCTCTTAGCTGGCCTACCTAGACCCCGCACATTCCAATtgataatattcataaacaacAGTTTAGTTCCTACGGTCCTCAGAGGAGGACTCCTCCTGCACTAGATGAGTGCCCGATCTATCTAATTCCATGTATCGGATGTGATTAATACAATCATGCATAGAGTTAGTAAAAGAAATGCCACATGCATCACAATAACTAGCAATTTGCTTAGTAGTCCAATCAGAAATCAACAGAGGTTTAGAGCTCGTACCTCTAACACCCTCAGCCCCGGCTCCTTTCTTTTTGGTTAACTTGGGCGGTTCCGCAGAGCACCCTGTATCCTCATTGAAGCGCAAGGGTGGCTTCTTCTGTCGTTCACTTTTTCTGGTACCCTGGGTCTGCCCTGTGGCACTCGAGCTACGGCTTCCCGGTAGATCTGGTAACAGTTCTCTAAGATTCCTTTCAAATTCTGACACCGAATCATCCAAATCCTTGTCTACCTCAGGAGATACCACATTTGCATTTCCGGTCTCAGATCCTTCTTTCTCTGATAAAACAGCTGAGTCGTTGTAGATGGCAACCTCAGTATGAGCAATGACTGGTGCAAGGACCCAACCTCCTTCTAAAAATTGCCACTGAAAACCCTCAGGGGGTGCCACTCCCGGCGCAGCATCACGATTCCGAAAGTTCAAACCAACCAAGCTggtaaaagaaggaaaagaatcTCTCTCTAAACGGCCCACGGATCGACTAGGATCAGAGTCCGTAAGAGCAGAATTCAACAATGCCAAAGAGCCATCCCGGCCCGGTCCTGACATCTCCGACAAGTACAGGTCCACTGCATTCAACTCCTCTCGGCCCACTTGCTGGCCCACGTCACACATTAGAAGTGGGTCCCCCAAATTCAAATCAACACGGTATTGATCCAGTCCCAGGTTAAGGTTTAGACCAGCCTCCCGGGCTATTGGATCCTCCAAATCAAGACCCAGTGCACAGTTCGGAGCCTCCCCCTTGGCCATAACGTGCACCAGCGGTACAAGAGGACAACCCTCAGCAACGTCCTTTGAATCCCTTGCCTCGGAAACATCAGAAACCTTAACGTGATCCTGCGTAACCTTAAGCTTCACCGCACAAACCTCGGACGCCCCCTGCAAGCCACCTGTACCTTCCTTATCCTGAACCAGCGGCTTCGGGGATTTCGCACGCCAACGTTCGACACGTCGAACGTTCGTACTCTGCATCTCTACTCTCCCTGCACGGTCAGACCCTCTTCGCTCGGGAGACCGAGCCAAGCCCCTACCCTCTGGTCGTCCCCAAGCTCCATGAGAACCAACGGTCCGCCCAACAAGAACTGGATCCCAGGATTGCCCTCCGATGACCTCACCGTGGGAGCTACGCTCGACCACCATCTTCGGCCACACATCCGAGCGTTCTCGAGTGCCTAGACCCCCTTGGTGTCCGCTAATATGTCTAGAGCCGGCGTGGGAGCTACGCTCCACCACAGCCATACCTTTGGACCCCGAAGCCACGTCTGGTCCATGCACCGGCATCGTTTGCTCAAGCTGCACCCCCGTCCCCGGGCCTGCATCGAGCGACATCCTCCTTCCTAAAAGTAACAAAGCGACCCAAGTCCCTACGATACACTGGAAGATCCCCTCGTTCCCCTGTGATTAATACTTGGTACCTTCGCATTCCCAGGTTGAAATCAATCTCCACCGGTAGCTTGACTCCGCCACGCCGCCTGACCAGAACAGTGATGAATTGTTTATGTGGCAACTTCGCCTGTGACAGAGCGACAAGCTCACCCACCGGCCGAATGACTTCCAAAATAGTGGACCAGCACCAAGCGTGCAATGGAAGGTTCCATATGTGCACCCATGTACCCTCCCCTGAAGCGCGACCCATCGCTCCGAGTTCCGCCGACCAGGCCGAAATACGCAACTTGCACGGGCCAACCTTAGTATTGGCTGTGAAGGCTCCCAACTTACATATCTCTTTAACCTCTTCCCTGCAGCTTATTGGTAAGAGAAAGTTGCAGTCGTTCAGAGGAGTTATTGGCCCAGCAAGATCTATGTTGATGATTGAGGGAATGACGGCAAGCAGATCAACATCATTGATATATCCATCTTCCAGAGATAAGACGGCCACATTAGCGAGCTCCTCGCGAAGTTTCTCCGATTCCGGGGAAAGCGATAACGACAGCGAGAATTTGTTAGTCTTAGATTCCACAACAATCGGATGATCTGCACCAATCTCCTTAGGAACCGAGGTCTCTGGCGATCTCGAAAAGGATTTCTCATGACCAGGCCCAGCCTCTTTCCCGTGTTTGGAGCGAACGTGCAACATGCGTCGACGGGGACTTCGCCTCGCAAACGAACCGGACATCGAGAAGCCATATGGCCGACACAGCGCAGCATGAAACAAAGCGATTTGATGTCTACAATCGACCGCTTTTGTGAGTGGTTACAAGCAACGCCCTACGGGAGTTATCCTTCGGGGATCGCGGCCTCTTAGCACCCGTGAGCTGAGTAAGTCTCGGAGAAACCTGATCACCAATGCCACTTCTTCTGGCCACCGTCTTCGACTGAAGTGCCTCGCCAGAGGAGGAAGAACTAGCCGCCTGGGCATAGGtaatcaccatcttcttcttctgtgtCGTGTCCTCAGCTGCAGCAGACCCTGAGTGATGAGAGGAGGACCCTTTGCTGCCACCGCCTCCAACGTCGCCGGGATCCTCCCACAGGCTGCGCAAGAGACTCATCCTGAGAAGAGCCTCCAACGTCGCCCTAAAATTTACTCCTTGAATTGTCGtgtgtttgtttcattgaaGTATTAAAAATGCACAAGTGCTTGTGttgttttatgtttgattttcattgaacaatattgaaaaaaaatagtaaattacaataatatatttttattattctatatttattttaaaataaaaaacatacaataatattttatgaaaatcttatcaaattttacaacgcccaacaacaacaataagttaaaaaaattaacataatttttaaaacatttaatccacaacaaacaaactttcattaatatttaaatcctaaaatataaataaatagatatataaataaataaataaaattttaaatagataaataaatagataaataaacaactaaattttaaaaagataaataaataaataaaacaaaataaatcatgttatcacttcgagtatgtaatttttaattttaaatagggacAATTTTGTCATA encodes:
- the LOC120274767 gene encoding uncharacterized protein LOC120274767; protein product: MTPPATATIVPICNDPKPPSQRRGPCFSFAAYTKAVVEYLRVLRVPIANGLSDPEFAAIESTLGFKFPPDLRSILSEGLPIGPGFPNWRAASPQQLQVLLTLPVSGLLHEISKGSFWPNSWGLKPVNPKDSISMARSLLEPAPVLVPIYRHFYIPSLPNLAGNPVFLVHAGEVRVAGIDLADFLQREAASFSPKETIDRGSSPTTLLPTPAWAAKEARRVEVWTDLAGARAEKGDRTWEMEGWMKELRWRLREGGWREEEVREMMDGDDESGKGDRMVLRDRESVLWHVRLLALALLRAGWSSEDVAYAMGEARKSSAGP